The Halopseudomonas sabulinigri genome window below encodes:
- a CDS encoding OadG family protein produces the protein MEPTNMVAEGVELMFLGMGSVFGFLILLVACTSAMSFILSRYFPEALPAPKKTARKPSAAPASVDPDVVAAIGAALKQHRARRSS, from the coding sequence ATGGAACCGACCAACATGGTTGCCGAAGGAGTGGAACTGATGTTCCTTGGGATGGGATCCGTTTTCGGGTTTCTGATTCTGCTGGTCGCCTGTACCAGTGCGATGTCCTTCATCTTGTCGCGTTATTTTCCTGAGGCGCTGCCCGCGCCGAAAAAGACAGCACGTAAGCCCAGTGCAGCCCCTGCCAGTGTTGACCCGGATGTTGTCGCCGCCATCGGCGCTGCGCTCAAGCAGCATCGTGCGCGTCGCAGTTCCTGA